Genomic segment of Polycladomyces abyssicola:
GTACGCTCCCATCTGATCTCGGAAAAATGTATCCGTCTCTCGCGCTTCCAAAGCTTCAACAATGGACGCATTGGTACCGATGGTCGGATGTATGTCCATCGGAACGTGACAGGTGTAGACCGACAATCCCTTCTCCCTGATACGCGCCCACCATTCCCCATCCACCGGGACAAATCCCCTGCCCCATTCTCCACGGGGATCGCCGCATTCCATCGTCAAAGGATGATGCATAAACAGGAGATCCCCTTCGTCACCCTCATCGAGAAACGCTTCCAACACATCCTCCGTCGGAAATACCGCGAGAAACACACGGCGGACCCGCCCGACGCCGCGAATCATAAAGCCGTTGAACAACTGGTTGAATTCTGGTTCGAACGCTGATTTCCAGTCGAATCCGATCGGATCGTATACACCAGGAATAAACCGGCTGAACCCCGGGTCCGGTCCCAGATCCTTCACACGAAAAAAACTGTTCAATGCCCGTTCAACATCAGATAACAGCGCCACTTTGGCCCCTCCTTTTTTAGTGCCATCGGCAGCCGAAGTCTCTTATATTATTTTCTGATTATAATGTTAAATGGGAAAAATAATCCACTACAGCGAATCATTGCATATCACTGGTAGCAGGCCAAAGTCGTTAAATTCTATGTTAAGATGGTAGAAGGGATTGGACGCCACATTGTGGATTTTCATTGCCCAGTGTATTGCTGGGTTCTTTTCTGTTCTCTATCACCCTTCTATCACCCTCTCAGCCCTCGAATTTTGACCTGTGTGGCGTCCAAATTTCCTTTAAAGTGATGAAGCGATAACATCCACGCACAAAAAAAGAGAGGGTTTCCCCTCTCCCCAACCCCCGTTAAATCATTATATGTAGCCGCCACCCGTTGTACGAACAGTCGTTCAAAAATAGGGCTCCCGAAAAAATTTACACATCCTTCTGTGCCTCTTCCTGATTTTTGATGCTCATCATCTTTACAGAATCCGCATTCTGTCAACATCATTCCTCTGATGTATGGTTCGACTCGAGATTCCGAGACCTCTAGAGCCACACCTCACTCCAACCGTGTGTTTTTCGACCTTTCTTATCACTAAAGAAAGAATAGTTACGGTGACTCCCTTTTAGTGAAGAAAAAAGAGGCTATTGAAATAATTTATCAATTGCCTCTTTGTCATATTCTAAAACCCAGTCATTGTATAACTCATACAAGGGTCTTATACTTTCTTTGTTCGAAGCAATAATGTCGCAACCTCTATCATCATAAATATGAAAAATCGTGTCTTTTGAGAGGTTTATAAAGAATACATCGTGAAAAATTTTAGGTCTAATGTCCATTTCCCGATTACAAATCGCCTTTATTAAATGAATATACTTTACATCTTGAACCTTGCATTTAAGTAAATATCTATGTGTTTCAATATCGTAAATATCATATACATCTTCAAAAACGTATGGAATAATCTGGTGTTGTAACCTATACAAAATATCCTTTGATTTTATATGATGATTGAATATCTTTACTTTTCGCCTTTTTAATATATTTCCTTCGCCAGCGTGATGAACGTTGGCTACAACAAAAATCTCATCCCTAATAGAATGAAGTGCATTGAAAAGTGTTATTGCACGAAAATAGACACGTTCCATATAACTTCCTATGTTTTCTTCATCGGGATTTCCTAATTCAAAGCGAATCCCAAAATCCCAATTGTAGAAAAGGGACGGTCTTAATTTCAGGTTAGGAAATTTGTTATTTAGATAATCATGTAATTGCACACTGACACCCCAAATCCTTGTTTTTACGATGCAGAAAAGCTCGACAACCTCAAAGAGGAAATTTTGGGTTCAACCAAGTTCTTATCCTAAATATCAAGGAAGGGTACGGCAACATCATCATAAGTTAAGATTCTTTATATCCTATCACATCAAGTTAAGATCTCTTCATATCCCCAAAACGAAAAAAATAGGGTATTTTTTTGTTTTGGGGATACTTTTTTTCTTAGCTTCATGGGTATGGGCCATATCTTCATTAAATGGGGTTTGCAGCCCCATCAGAATTAACTATCCATTTATAATAGAAAATAGTTGCATGTAATTCGCCAGTTGCAGATTTCGCATAGTTAGGAATCCGTCCAGCTTGAATAAAACCTATTGAAGTATGTGGCCAACCCGAAGACTTGATCCGTGTACCCCGCTGTGTCCGTATAATGCTCTTCAATTTGAAGATCCGTCTCGTGATTCAGATAACCATCGATTACATACGGGGCTTCCCGGGCTGTTGAGTTGATCACCAGATCGTGAAAAGCCACCTGTTGATCACTGACGAACCGATAAAAGGTGGACCCTTTTCCGCGGCCATAATGCGGGTTTGTCTCCGCGTGAAGGGAAGAAACCCCGACTTGGACCCGCATCCCGTCTGAGGAGGAAGTGGTCCCGTCGCCCCAGTATCGGGCTAAGGGGAGTTTTTGCTGAAATCGGACCAGGACTTTCTGAGCCTGTTTCATGGCGTCATCGTACATCCGCCACTGGACGGCGTTGGCCATCTGCCGGTAGGAGATGTCTGGGGTGGCCTCCGACATCTTGGTCAACCCAATATTAGTCCCCATTGCCATCAGCGCTGCCAGCACCACGGCCTTTTCGCCTCCCTTTGGTGGGTGGTCGGTGGAAGCATGGATGAACGCTTCGTCAAAACCCGTCCAGTGGGCTACTTCAGCCAGCAGTTCGGTGAGCTTCACCCGTGGTAGTATCGTATACAGGATGTCGCTTAGTTTCTCTGCCTCCGGGGGTGTTTCTTTTTCCAACCGGTCCACATGGAGACTTCCATCTTCCAGTCGGGCATCTTCCAATTGGTTCAGGTTTTCTGAAACGTATTCCAAGCGTTTCCGAAGCGCCTGTGTCCGTTCATCAAGACATTCCTCCACCAAAAGAGGAACCGCCAACCGAACGTTTCCGGTGGTACGGACTTGTTCCCATTCCTCTTTGGACACAAGATATTCCTCAAAATCCTTGTGTTGGCGACTTCCCACTACCGATACATCGCCGGAGCGAATCCGGTTGTGCAACTCGGTCATGGTTGCCATCTCGTAATACACTTTGTTGATCCGGCCTTGATCATCCATCACATAAGGCAACCATCGGTCTGGAATGAACTCAAGGGGTGCATCCTCGGGAACCTTCCGTTTTCCGGATCCATTCAGGTCTCTGATCACATCAACAGCTTCCAGCAGAGGGGCGGCGGCTTTGGTGGATTGGAATTGCATGGCGTCCAAGAAGGTATACTGCCGCAAGTAGTTGTATCGGTTTTTTACCAAGTCCAGATAATCGTAATTGGCAGGACGGGTCAACTCCCGTGCCTCGTCTCGTTCCTGGGCTAATCGTTCCCACGTGATGGTGGAGGTGATGGCTTCATCCAAATCCTGTCCTTTCTTTTTGGCCTCCAGGAGAACAGTTGTCAAATCCACAAAACGCACAATCTTTTCATTCAGCGCCTTCCCGTTTTGCTTTTGAATCTCATCCTGTGCTTTTCTTCCGCTGGTGTGCAAATTGGCAATTTGCCGGCGGCTGATCTCGATGATCTGGTCAGTGATATCCTGGCACAGTTCAAGAAGGTAAGCCACCAAAATTGCGTACCGTTTGGGTTCCGAAAATCGGCGAAGGGCTTGCGGATCATAATTCCGTCCGAGACGGGCCAATTGCCGGAGCCGTTGCGGATGTATTCCCTGTGTGTCCACTTCCAGCCCCAGCTTTAGAATCTGGTTCCGTTGTTCAATGGCCTTTTTGCACGCCCGGGGAGACGATTGACCGGTGTCTTCCTTGATCCAGCCCAGGGGCGTTTTTCCGTTTTCCATTCGGGTCCTGATCAGTTCATCCAACTGCTTTTTTTGGTTGGACGTCAAGGCGGCGTTCAGAAGACGGTAGATCTTCTCTTCCGCCCGCCGCCGGGTCTCCCAGATCAGGCGTTCCACGGTGGTGATGGCTGGGAGGATGATTTTCCGTTCCCGTAGCCAATTAAGGGCCCAATGGATCAAGTGCATAGCATGGTCTTTTTCCATTGCCTGAGGAAGCAGAGCTTTGGCTAACTGCCGGTACTCCCTGACCGTAAATGGACGGTATCCGTATTCTTCCCGGATTTCCCGCATATGTTCCCACCGGGTCGTATCACGAGCAGCGTAACGCTGGAATGTGTCCGGGTCCACATCGATTTGGTTGGCGATGTAGTGGAGTACCCGGTCGGGAACCTCCTTGATTTCCGACAGCGGCCAACCGGTATGTCGGAGAACGCACAACTGAACGGCAAAGCCGATCCGGTTCTCATCCCGGCGGCGGCGGCGAATCAGAGCTCGATCCTGCTCCGTTAGTGTGTAATGAGCTCCCAGCTCCCACTCGTCCAAAGTAGGGGAAATTTTCGTAAACTGCTCCCGTTGTTCTTCCGTTAGAAGCTCTCGAGTGCGGCGATACACACTTCACCCCCCTATTCCCAGGAAAGTTGATCAACGGCACGGCGCAGG
This window contains:
- a CDS encoding Nif3-like dinuclear metal center hexameric protein, which codes for MALLSDVERALNSFFRVKDLGPDPGFSRFIPGVYDPIGFDWKSAFEPEFNQLFNGFMIRGVGRVRRVFLAVFPTEDVLEAFLDEGDEGDLLFMHHPLTMECGDPRGEWGRGFVPVDGEWWARIREKGLSVYTCHVPMDIHPTIGTNASIVEALEARETDTFFRDQMGAYGRIAEIGEVDTDALIAWLQEIFAIPYVDFEGKKRSNITRIAIVAGCGDVVAAMKEAEEKGAQAYVTGEIHCRVDNDYGRRRFREMMDYVSATSMSLIGVSHAASEFLVMKTQMQRWFERECQVATTLLEQSHWWR
- a CDS encoding DUF3885 domain-containing protein, encoding MQLHDYLNNKFPNLKLRPSLFYNWDFGIRFELGNPDEENIGSYMERVYFRAITLFNALHSIRDEIFVVANVHHAGEGNILKRRKVKIFNHHIKSKDILYRLQHQIIPYVFEDVYDIYDIETHRYLLKCKVQDVKYIHLIKAICNREMDIRPKIFHDVFFINLSKDTIFHIYDDRGCDIIASNKESIRPLYELYNDWVLEYDKEAIDKLFQ